In Hasllibacter sp. MH4015, the following proteins share a genomic window:
- a CDS encoding FAD-binding oxidoreductase, with product MNIQAAIDTLEAKGIEVDLNPASVKSKSRDFFWYSPVLKDRLDHVTADFVATPKDEGEVITILATCFAHDVPVTTRGTGTGNYGQAMPLAGGCVLHLHKMDAVKDIQPGRVVVEPGCLLKDLDAAANETGQEIRMFSSTWATATIGGFIAGGSGGVGSVHWGALRDVGNIIRLRVVTMEESPRVMEITGEDLHRVSHAYGTNGIITEIEIPLAPAYDWVGLFVAFDTFDEALHYSYDLASCDGLLLKLVTAFENPIAKAYFQRVAPHVEESDALVALMVAPHSMPGWETFTNAYNARVIYRSDDNDWPKTPGHVFEYGWNHTTLRALKVDPSITYLQIAYGTDDPVALALKMRDKLSPECLQHIEVMRMGGKVSMAGLTLVKFSTEARLDEIVAAHEAEGAMNFNPHRYTLEEGGRQAVDERQLEFKREADPKGLLNPGKMIGWHDPDWGYDKMYAWTGLQPKAAAE from the coding sequence ATGAATATCCAGGCCGCAATCGACACGCTTGAAGCCAAGGGGATCGAGGTCGATCTCAACCCCGCATCCGTCAAATCCAAGTCGCGCGATTTCTTCTGGTACTCGCCGGTCCTCAAGGACCGGCTGGACCACGTGACCGCCGATTTCGTTGCTACCCCCAAGGATGAGGGGGAGGTCATCACGATCCTCGCCACCTGTTTCGCCCACGATGTCCCTGTCACGACGCGGGGCACCGGCACCGGCAATTACGGGCAGGCCATGCCACTTGCGGGCGGCTGTGTCCTGCACCTGCACAAGATGGATGCGGTCAAGGACATCCAGCCCGGGCGCGTGGTGGTGGAGCCGGGATGCCTGTTGAAGGATTTGGACGCGGCAGCCAATGAGACCGGCCAGGAAATCCGCATGTTTTCCAGCACATGGGCCACGGCGACGATCGGCGGGTTCATCGCCGGCGGCTCCGGTGGCGTCGGGTCGGTCCATTGGGGCGCGCTGCGCGACGTGGGCAACATCATCCGCCTGCGCGTCGTCACGATGGAGGAAAGCCCCCGCGTGATGGAGATCACGGGCGAGGATCTGCACCGCGTCTCCCATGCCTATGGCACCAATGGGATCATAACGGAAATCGAGATCCCGCTGGCCCCGGCCTACGACTGGGTGGGCCTGTTCGTAGCCTTCGACACGTTTGACGAGGCGCTGCACTATTCCTATGACCTTGCGTCCTGTGACGGCCTGCTCCTCAAGCTCGTCACCGCATTCGAGAATCCAATCGCCAAGGCCTATTTCCAGCGCGTCGCCCCCCATGTGGAGGAGAGCGATGCCCTCGTCGCCCTGATGGTCGCCCCCCATTCCATGCCGGGGTGGGAGACGTTTACGAACGCCTACAACGCGCGGGTGATCTATCGCTCCGACGACAACGATTGGCCCAAGACGCCGGGCCATGTGTTCGAATACGGCTGGAACCACACGACCCTCCGGGCGCTCAAGGTCGACCCGTCGATCACCTATCTGCAGATCGCCTATGGCACCGACGATCCGGTGGCCCTCGCGTTGAAGATGCGCGACAAGCTCAGCCCGGAATGCCTGCAACATATCGAGGTGATGCGGATGGGCGGCAAGGTGTCCATGGCTGGTCTGACCCTCGTGAAATTCTCCACCGAAGCGCGCCTGGACGAGATCGTGGCGGCCCACGAGGCGGAAGGCGCGATGAATTTCAACCCCCACCGCTACACGTTGGAGGAAGGCGGGCGGCAGGCAGTCGATGAACGCCAGCTCGAGTTCAAGCGAGAGGCCGACCCCAAGGGCCTTCTCAATCCCGGCAAGATGATCGGATGGCACGACCCCGATTGGGGATACGACAAGATGTACGCCTGGACCGGCCTGCAACCGAAAGCGGCGGCGGAGTGA
- a CDS encoding 2Fe-2S iron-sulfur cluster-binding protein, producing MSGWRHPTLGTEIDRSEPRRAKVDWTPIDGFAGDTLASALLASGPRTIARSFKYHRPRGLYGFGAEEPNALFDVVRDGVTEPNARATLTPLEHGLLARAVNATPTAERDRHRWLDLLHQVIPAGFYYKTFMAGGWHLYEPRIRAMAGLGRLDPNTTPPAEVQTRHATCGTLIIGAGVAGLVAARKAVDAGEEVWLIEQSAHLGGALRWRGGVIDGALWWDFVEDTRARVLASGGKILTGTTAWGAFDHGLIAAHQAEAHLHWQIRPGRTILATGAVERPLWPAGNDRPGVMSAEAAHYYLTLYGAVAGRRIVLATGADSGYATAAALAQAGAVVTLADRRAETPDAPTGVRHLTNQRLQSVQGRRELFGVTLNDAFHSADTLLVSGGWTPSVHLHCQAGGKLDWDAGKDALVPRAGTSHMEVVGAANGAFGLGAALVEAGVTSADTTDWHWHPVRPYPEQRGRIWIDLQNDVTLKDVKLAAREGFTSVEHLKRYTTLGMATDQGRTANFTGLAAMADATDRTIPETGTTTFRPPVQPLALTVLGGRRRGDLFNPPKRLALEELHRTAGAQFREYGGWLRPSAYGEEERDAALSEAQAARDNVAIYDASPLGKLEVIGPGAPALLDFAFYNRLSTLEPGRARYAFLLQESGIVFDDGVVLRPAEDRFIVSASSAHVDAVRFILEDPRQDRFDPSQVAIHDVTQAYTTLTVTGPRAQDLLRAAGIATDIPHMGLEEVTLDGFPLRIARISFTGDRSFELSVPLPKGPALHARLESARTKLNGHWIGLEAVMILRAEKGYILVGKDTDGLTMPQDLGWGGPRDRREDDYLGRASLRTEAANAPDRRQLVGLRVDGEALPVGAHLVPLEGPRRSLGFVTSSHDSPALGRPIALALLEGGAARIGQSVGVFQDGIVQTATVTAPCAFDPEGERL from the coding sequence ATGAGCGGCTGGCGGCATCCGACATTGGGGACGGAGATCGACCGTTCAGAACCCCGCCGCGCCAAGGTGGACTGGACGCCCATCGACGGGTTTGCGGGGGATACGCTCGCCTCCGCCCTGCTCGCGTCCGGCCCGCGTACCATCGCGCGCAGTTTCAAGTATCACCGGCCAAGGGGCCTTTACGGGTTCGGGGCGGAGGAGCCGAATGCGCTGTTCGACGTGGTCCGCGACGGCGTGACGGAGCCCAACGCCCGCGCTACCCTCACGCCCCTGGAGCACGGTTTGCTGGCCCGCGCCGTGAACGCGACCCCCACGGCGGAGCGGGACCGGCATCGTTGGCTGGACCTGTTGCATCAGGTGATCCCAGCGGGCTTCTACTACAAGACCTTCATGGCGGGTGGTTGGCATCTCTATGAGCCGCGCATTCGCGCCATGGCCGGGCTGGGGCGGCTTGATCCGAACACGACGCCGCCCGCAGAGGTGCAGACGCGCCACGCCACGTGCGGGACGCTCATCATCGGCGCGGGCGTTGCGGGGCTGGTGGCGGCGCGCAAGGCCGTGGACGCCGGAGAGGAGGTCTGGCTAATCGAGCAATCCGCGCATCTGGGCGGGGCGTTACGGTGGCGCGGCGGTGTGATCGACGGCGCGCTGTGGTGGGATTTCGTTGAGGACACGCGGGCCAGGGTTCTTGCATCGGGAGGCAAGATCCTGACCGGCACGACGGCGTGGGGGGCGTTCGATCACGGGTTGATCGCGGCGCATCAGGCGGAGGCTCACCTGCATTGGCAAATCCGTCCTGGGCGCACGATCTTGGCCACCGGTGCGGTCGAACGCCCGCTCTGGCCCGCTGGCAATGATCGGCCCGGCGTGATGTCGGCGGAGGCGGCGCATTATTACCTGACACTCTACGGGGCCGTGGCGGGGCGGCGCATCGTGCTGGCGACAGGCGCGGACTCGGGCTACGCCACCGCCGCCGCACTGGCGCAAGCGGGCGCGGTCGTGACCTTGGCCGACCGCCGGGCCGAGACGCCCGATGCCCCAACGGGGGTGCGGCACTTGACGAACCAGCGCCTGCAATCGGTGCAGGGGCGGCGGGAGCTGTTCGGTGTTACCCTGAACGACGCCTTCCACAGCGCCGATACGCTCTTGGTTTCCGGCGGCTGGACGCCGTCCGTGCATCTGCATTGCCAGGCCGGCGGGAAACTGGATTGGGACGCGGGCAAGGATGCGTTGGTGCCACGCGCCGGCACGTCGCACATGGAGGTCGTGGGCGCCGCGAATGGCGCGTTCGGCCTTGGGGCGGCCTTGGTTGAGGCCGGTGTGACCTCCGCTGACACAACCGATTGGCATTGGCACCCCGTCCGTCCCTACCCGGAGCAGAGGGGTCGCATCTGGATCGATCTGCAAAACGACGTGACGCTCAAGGACGTGAAGTTGGCCGCGCGGGAAGGGTTCACCTCCGTCGAGCACCTGAAACGGTACACAACACTCGGCATGGCGACCGATCAGGGGCGCACCGCGAATTTCACGGGGCTTGCGGCGATGGCTGACGCGACGGATCGCACGATCCCCGAGACCGGGACCACGACCTTCCGACCACCCGTGCAGCCCCTGGCCCTGACCGTGCTTGGCGGGCGTCGTCGGGGCGATTTGTTCAACCCGCCCAAACGTCTGGCGTTGGAGGAGTTGCACCGCACGGCGGGCGCGCAGTTCCGCGAATATGGCGGCTGGCTGCGTCCATCAGCATACGGGGAAGAGGAGCGTGACGCCGCCCTGTCGGAGGCCCAGGCCGCACGCGACAACGTGGCGATCTACGATGCCTCCCCCCTCGGCAAATTGGAGGTGATCGGCCCCGGCGCGCCCGCGCTTCTGGATTTCGCCTTCTACAATCGCCTGTCGACCCTTGAACCGGGGCGCGCACGGTATGCCTTTCTTCTACAGGAAAGCGGGATCGTGTTCGATGACGGCGTCGTGCTTCGCCCGGCGGAGGACCGGTTCATCGTCTCCGCCTCCTCCGCCCATGTGGATGCGGTGCGCTTCATCCTCGAAGACCCGCGACAGGATCGGTTCGACCCGTCGCAAGTGGCGATCCATGACGTTACGCAGGCCTACACCACCTTGACCGTGACCGGCCCCCGCGCGCAGGACCTGCTGCGGGCGGCGGGGATCGCGACCGACATTCCCCATATGGGCCTGGAGGAGGTGACGCTGGACGGTTTTCCCCTGCGCATCGCGCGGATCAGCTTCACCGGGGATCGGTCCTTTGAGCTGTCGGTTCCCCTGCCCAAAGGCCCCGCGCTCCATGCCCGTCTAGAATCGGCGCGCACCAAGCTGAACGGGCACTGGATCGGGTTGGAGGCGGTGATGATCCTGCGGGCCGAGAAGGGATACATCCTTGTCGGCAAGGACACGGACGGATTGACGATGCCCCAGGATCTGGGCTGGGGCGGGCCGAGAGACCGGCGCGAGGATGATTACCTTGGCCGCGCCTCGCTGCGGACGGAGGCCGCGAATGCGCCCGATCGCAGGCAATTGGTGGGCTTGCGCGTCGACGGTGAGGCCCTGCCGGTGGGCGCGCATCTGGTGCCGCTGGAAGGGCCGCGACGGTCGCTTGGGTTCGTGACGTCGAGCCATGACAGCCCGGCGCTTGGGCGGCCCATCGCCTTGGCGCTTCTGGAGGGCGGCGCGGCGCGGATCGGGCAGAGCGTTGGGGTGTTTCAGGATGGCATCGTGCAAACCGCCACCGTGACCGCGCCCTGCGCCTTCGATCCGGAAGGGGAGCGCCTGTGA
- a CDS encoding NAD(P)H-dependent oxidoreductase yields MRALVVYCHPKEGSFASAVRDTVMDRLNAAGAETRLRDLYAEGFQPVLSNGEWSDYLDAPANRAPVESHVSDLEWCDTLIFVYPTWWYGLPAMLKGWLDRVLLPDVAFLMPKAEGETIRPGLHHIERMGVFTTCGASWWLTRIVGAPGKRTLLRGVGFLIKPRARKIFAATYLMDSATDAQLQSHLRNVAAKTDKLIGGTRTAPAMAQAAAQ; encoded by the coding sequence ATGCGCGCGCTGGTCGTCTATTGTCACCCCAAGGAAGGCTCCTTCGCATCCGCCGTCCGCGATACCGTCATGGACAGGTTGAACGCGGCGGGGGCGGAAACGCGCCTGCGCGACCTCTACGCCGAAGGCTTCCAGCCGGTGCTGAGCAATGGCGAATGGTCCGATTACCTGGATGCGCCCGCGAACCGCGCGCCGGTGGAAAGCCATGTCAGCGACCTGGAATGGTGTGACACGCTGATCTTCGTCTATCCGACATGGTGGTACGGCCTGCCAGCGATGCTGAAGGGCTGGCTCGACCGCGTGCTGCTGCCCGATGTCGCCTTCCTCATGCCCAAGGCGGAGGGGGAGACGATCCGCCCCGGCCTCCATCATATCGAACGCATGGGGGTGTTCACGACCTGCGGGGCCAGTTGGTGGCTGACCCGGATCGTCGGCGCACCGGGCAAACGGACGCTCCTGCGCGGGGTCGGCTTCCTGATCAAGCCCCGCGCGCGGAAGATCTTCGCCGCCACCTACCTGATGGACAGTGCCACGGACGCGCAGTTGCAGTCGCATTTGCGGAACGTCGCGGCCAAGACCGACAAGCTGATCGGCGGCACGCGGACGGCCCCCGCGATGGCGCAGGCCGCCGCCCAATGA
- a CDS encoding creatininase family protein, which produces MSRYWIDYPATDLRIDPDRTIAILPTAAVEQHGPHLPVGVDTMINQGLCDLLVERCPQDLDIRLLPIQAVGKSNEHLWAPGTLTLTADTALRAWVEIGLSVARAGVRKMLIVNSHGGNMDLNSIIARELRVRAGMFCVRMGWGATGMPEGVYSEQELAQGIHGGDNETSLMLHFRPDTVDMSKAQDFRWTHQQGEIPPVGPIAHGWIASDVNPDGVAGEAHLANAEKGRITAEHYVAGAIDVLQKIAAQKLDRFDPVDQPY; this is translated from the coding sequence ATGAGCCGCTATTGGATCGACTATCCCGCCACGGATCTGCGCATCGACCCGGACCGCACCATCGCGATCCTGCCCACCGCGGCAGTGGAACAGCACGGCCCCCATCTGCCCGTGGGTGTCGACACGATGATCAACCAGGGTCTGTGCGATTTGCTGGTCGAACGATGCCCGCAGGACCTCGACATTCGCCTCCTGCCGATCCAGGCGGTGGGGAAATCCAACGAGCACCTTTGGGCGCCCGGCACCCTGACCCTGACCGCGGACACGGCGCTCCGGGCCTGGGTGGAAATCGGGCTGTCGGTGGCCCGCGCGGGTGTGCGCAAGATGCTGATCGTCAATTCCCATGGCGGCAACATGGACCTCAATTCCATCATCGCGCGCGAATTGCGGGTGCGGGCGGGCATGTTCTGCGTCCGCATGGGATGGGGGGCGACGGGTATGCCCGAGGGCGTCTATTCCGAACAGGAACTGGCGCAGGGCATCCATGGCGGCGACAATGAGACGTCGCTGATGCTGCATTTCCGGCCCGATACTGTCGACATGTCCAAGGCACAGGACTTCCGCTGGACCCACCAGCAGGGAGAAATACCGCCCGTGGGGCCCATAGCGCACGGCTGGATCGCGTCGGACGTGAACCCGGACGGCGTCGCCGGGGAGGCGCACCTGGCCAATGCCGAGAAGGGCCGCATCACGGCGGAACATTACGTGGCGGGTGCCATCGACGTGTTGCAGAAGATCGCGGCGCAAAAGCTCGACCGGTTCGATCCGGTGGATCAGCCTTACTGA
- a CDS encoding cytosine deaminase, whose amino-acid sequence MDFKALPTGDVRLENVTIPGCLVGQSGLVKTDLSVVGGKLAASGGQAVDMGGAMVFPCFVDMHTHLDKGHIWPRSPNPDGTFDGALETVRDDKPGKWDARDLPPRMTFSLRCAYAHGTRAIRTHLDYFGETDDARISWDVFAELRDAWAGRIALQASVLTGIDMAQDVGAVAVCADLVAAHDGVLGAVTYPEPDLRDWLKTYFAAAMDRGMDLDFHVDETMDPSVNTLRDIAEIALEMGFEGKITVGHLCSLSVMEDAVADATMDLVARAGLHVVSLPMCNLYLQDRHGGCTPRGRGITLVHEMKARGINVSFASDNTRDPFYAYGDMDMVEVMREATRIGHLDHSADDWTHAFLGNPAQACGFEAPALSPGAPADLVICRAREWTELFARPQSDRIVMRDGKAIDRSLPDYAELDFLMEAP is encoded by the coding sequence CCACTGGCGATGTGCGACTTGAGAATGTGACGATACCGGGCTGCCTTGTGGGACAGTCGGGGCTGGTGAAAACGGACCTATCCGTGGTGGGCGGCAAGCTCGCGGCATCGGGCGGACAGGCCGTCGATATGGGTGGCGCGATGGTTTTTCCCTGCTTCGTCGACATGCACACCCATCTGGACAAGGGCCATATCTGGCCCCGCTCCCCCAATCCCGATGGCACGTTCGACGGCGCGCTGGAAACGGTGCGCGACGACAAACCCGGCAAATGGGACGCGCGCGATCTGCCGCCCCGGATGACGTTCAGCCTGCGCTGCGCTTATGCCCATGGCACCCGCGCGATCCGCACCCATCTCGATTATTTCGGGGAGACGGATGACGCGCGGATCAGTTGGGATGTCTTCGCGGAATTGCGCGACGCATGGGCGGGACGGATCGCGCTCCAGGCGTCGGTTCTGACCGGCATCGACATGGCGCAGGACGTCGGCGCGGTTGCGGTCTGCGCCGATTTGGTGGCCGCCCATGACGGGGTGCTCGGGGCCGTGACCTATCCCGAACCGGACCTGCGCGATTGGTTGAAGACCTATTTCGCGGCGGCGATGGACCGGGGCATGGACCTTGATTTCCACGTGGATGAGACGATGGACCCGAGCGTCAATACGCTTCGCGACATCGCGGAGATCGCGCTGGAGATGGGGTTTGAGGGCAAGATCACCGTGGGGCATCTCTGTTCGCTATCGGTGATGGAAGACGCCGTCGCGGACGCGACCATGGACCTTGTGGCGCGCGCGGGCCTGCATGTCGTCAGCCTGCCGATGTGCAACCTCTACCTTCAGGATCGCCATGGCGGGTGCACCCCGCGCGGGCGGGGCATCACGCTGGTCCATGAGATGAAGGCGCGTGGTATCAACGTCTCCTTCGCCTCCGACAACACGCGTGATCCGTTCTACGCCTACGGCGACATGGACATGGTGGAGGTGATGCGGGAAGCCACGCGGATCGGCCATCTGGACCATTCTGCCGACGACTGGACCCATGCGTTTCTGGGCAACCCGGCGCAGGCTTGCGGGTTTGAAGCGCCCGCGCTCAGCCCCGGCGCGCCCGCTGATCTGGTGATTTGCCGCGCGCGCGAATGGACGGAGCTTTTCGCGCGCCCGCAATCCGACCGGATCGTGATGCGGGATGGCAAGGCCATCGACCGCTCCTTGCCCGATTACGCCGAACTCGACTTTCTGATGGAGGCTCCATGA
- a CDS encoding NAD(P)H-dependent oxidoreductase: MPRALVIYAHPVPESFNAAIHGTVTATLRAQGWEVDDCDLYAEKFDPVLSMEERRNYHDTSINTAPVQGYVDRVRAADALVFCFPVWNFGFPAILKGWFDRVLLPGVLFTIEDGKLNMCLDNIRKVAAVTTYGATPMRAFLAGDPPRKLIKRVVLGSIRPAKVRYIAQYDMNNITPDGRDVFLSRVRKEMEAF; encoded by the coding sequence ATGCCGCGCGCCTTGGTCATTTACGCCCACCCGGTGCCGGAAAGCTTCAACGCGGCGATCCATGGCACGGTGACAGCAACCCTGCGTGCGCAGGGATGGGAGGTGGATGATTGCGACCTCTACGCCGAAAAATTCGACCCCGTCCTGTCGATGGAAGAGCGGCGTAATTACCACGACACGTCCATCAACACCGCGCCGGTGCAGGGCTACGTGGACCGGGTCCGCGCCGCCGATGCGCTCGTGTTCTGCTTCCCGGTGTGGAATTTCGGCTTCCCCGCGATCCTCAAGGGCTGGTTCGACCGGGTGCTTCTGCCCGGCGTCCTTTTCACCATTGAGGACGGAAAACTGAACATGTGCCTCGACAACATCCGCAAAGTTGCGGCAGTTACGACATATGGAGCGACGCCGATGCGGGCCTTCCTGGCTGGGGACCCGCCGCGAAAGCTCATCAAACGGGTGGTCCTGGGGTCCATCAGACCGGCAAAAGTCCGGTACATCGCCCAGTATGACATGAACAACATCACGCCTGACGGGCGTGACGTGTTCCTGTCCCGTGTGAGAAAGGAAATGGAGGCATTCTGA
- a CDS encoding DUF1993 family protein, protein MTDLYAVTVPVLRHYLGRLRALVQGQADGVLDRKLAAGGFSGSEHFQCAIGFSLRATLPVLGQEVVDLPDGALTGAALSEQAKMADGVLAGIDPATFSARSSVTIRHEAGQHWITQDAVDYVTRFALPNFFFHLSLGYATLRMAGAPVGKADFDGLHRYAAGFEF, encoded by the coding sequence GTGACAGACCTGTACGCGGTCACGGTCCCGGTACTGCGTCACTACCTCGGGCGATTGCGCGCATTGGTGCAGGGGCAGGCCGACGGGGTGCTTGACCGCAAGCTGGCGGCGGGCGGGTTCTCAGGGTCGGAACACTTCCAATGCGCGATCGGATTTTCCCTGCGCGCCACGCTGCCCGTGCTGGGGCAGGAGGTGGTGGATTTGCCCGATGGCGCCCTGACCGGCGCGGCGCTCAGTGAGCAGGCAAAGATGGCGGATGGCGTGCTTGCGGGCATCGACCCCGCCACGTTCAGCGCGCGCAGCAGTGTGACGATCCGGCACGAAGCGGGGCAACATTGGATCACGCAAGACGCGGTCGATTACGTCACGCGCTTCGCCTTGCCGAACTTCTTCTTCCACCTCAGCCTTGGCTACGCGACGTTGCGCATGGCCGGTGCGCCCGTGGGCAAGGCGGATTTCGATGGCCTTCACCGTTACGCGGCGGGGTTTGAATTCTGA